The following coding sequences lie in one Apium graveolens cultivar Ventura chromosome 1, ASM990537v1, whole genome shotgun sequence genomic window:
- the LOC141667109 gene encoding uncharacterized protein LOC141667109, with protein sequence MWSYNTSPRSTTGETPFMLTYGYEAMVPVEVGSGSLCRDRYTEEDAEVNQRLHLDLLEEMRENSQLRLAAYQQRAARYYNKKVKGQLLKVGDLVLRKVMPNTKNPQHGVFGANWEGPYKIKAILWKGTYHLEDMEGKLVPRAWNVEHLRKYYQ encoded by the coding sequence ATGTGGTCCTACAACACCAGCCCACGATCTACTACAGGAGAAACTCCGTTTATGCTAACTTACGGTTATGAAGCTATGGTCCCTGTAGAAGTTGGTTCAGGATCGCTTTGCAGAGATCGTTACACGGAGGAAGATGCAgaggttaatcaaaggcttcatttgGATCTTTTGGAAGAAATGAGGGAAAATTCTCAGCTGAGGCTTGCGGCATATCAACAACGTGCTGCAAGGTACtataacaagaaggtaaagggacaGCTGCTGAAGGTAGGAGATTTGGTGCTCAGGAAGGTGATGCCAAACACAAAGAATCCCCAgcatggagtgtttggagctaattgggaaggaccgtacaagATAAAAGCAATCTTGTGGAAAGGCACTTATCACCTTGAGGATATGGAAGGAAAGCTGGTTCCGCGAGCGTGGAACGTggaacatctccgaaagtattatcagtaa